From one Sphingomonas xanthus genomic stretch:
- a CDS encoding sensor histidine kinase NtrY-like: MADSDLTDPPRLRWLAKEIASGRVYDWATIASGVVLAGMLILSINILNRDAAPGSMLTPPQIALLLIANLIPAIALMVLLSRRIARARVAARAIGTGQLHTRLVALFSVIAAVPTVIVAIFASLLLQSGLEFWFSDRAKGMLENTVQLAQSTYDREVGRVAEQALPMAADIGREIVALPQDSPRLEEFIAYNTYLRSLNEAALITVGQNGQMTVLRGVNYYDGLIDPSQVAAALAQLKGSAEAAEVLTPGRIAVLTPVDPSRGIYLFVARQVDDDFRDQIKSANDVLTDYRELLERSRANQLKFNAALLAGALLIVALAIFTALKLADRLLRPVEDLVEAAGRIEGGDFTARVASTGPANDEIAMLGTAFNRMTGRLQEQTGALLAANEQLDTRRAFIEAVLSSVTAGVIAVDAGGRVLLTNRSAETLLRHGDEGIEGKELGDVSSELAEFLVGDARDANVLVNSSEGQRTLAVKRMRYADGSVLTFDDITEQLSDQRRAAWSDIARRIAHEIKNPLTPIQLAAERLQRRYGTEVTSDPETFGRLTDTIVRQVGDLRRMVDEFSNFARMPKPVFREENIHDIARAALFLHEVAHPGINFSLVPPTGDIRLVCDRRQLGQALTNIVKNAVEAIESRRNRGEQNDDGDRIELTLCRDTEQLVIELTDTGIGLPQERERLTEPYMTTRVRGTGLGLAIVKKIVEEHLGEIAFLDRPGGGTRVRIALDADRLAAMATEEPRPAARPGDDFEYDEEEPG, encoded by the coding sequence GTGGCCGATTCCGATCTGACAGATCCCCCCCGACTACGCTGGCTGGCGAAGGAAATCGCAAGCGGCCGCGTCTACGACTGGGCGACAATCGCCAGCGGTGTAGTGTTGGCCGGGATGCTGATCCTCAGCATCAACATTCTCAACCGCGACGCCGCCCCGGGATCGATGCTGACGCCGCCGCAAATCGCGCTGCTGCTCATCGCCAACCTCATCCCCGCCATTGCCCTGATGGTCTTGCTGTCCCGGCGCATTGCCCGCGCCCGGGTTGCTGCCCGCGCGATCGGCACCGGCCAGCTTCATACAAGGCTGGTCGCGTTGTTCTCGGTCATCGCGGCAGTGCCGACGGTGATCGTCGCCATCTTCGCGTCATTGCTGCTGCAATCGGGCCTTGAATTCTGGTTCAGCGACCGAGCCAAGGGCATGTTGGAAAACACCGTCCAGCTGGCGCAATCGACCTATGACCGGGAGGTGGGGCGCGTGGCCGAACAAGCCCTGCCGATGGCCGCCGACATCGGCCGGGAGATCGTCGCACTACCGCAGGATTCCCCGCGGCTTGAAGAGTTCATTGCCTACAACACCTATTTGCGAAGCCTCAATGAGGCGGCGCTGATCACGGTCGGCCAGAACGGGCAGATGACCGTGCTGCGGGGGGTGAATTATTACGATGGTCTGATCGACCCGTCGCAGGTTGCGGCGGCCCTGGCGCAGCTCAAGGGCAGTGCCGAAGCAGCGGAAGTGCTCACGCCGGGGCGGATCGCGGTGCTGACGCCGGTCGATCCATCGCGCGGTATCTATTTGTTCGTCGCGCGCCAGGTCGATGACGATTTCCGCGACCAGATCAAAAGCGCGAACGACGTACTAACCGATTATCGCGAGTTGCTGGAGCGTAGCCGGGCTAACCAGCTCAAATTCAACGCGGCGCTGCTGGCCGGCGCCCTGCTGATCGTTGCACTGGCGATTTTCACGGCGCTGAAGCTGGCTGACCGGCTGCTTCGCCCGGTCGAGGATCTTGTTGAGGCTGCCGGAAGGATCGAGGGAGGCGATTTCACCGCCCGCGTCGCTTCCACCGGGCCGGCCAATGACGAAATCGCGATGCTGGGTACAGCCTTCAACCGAATGACAGGTCGCCTCCAGGAGCAAACGGGCGCCCTGCTGGCGGCAAATGAGCAGCTTGATACTCGCCGTGCCTTCATCGAGGCCGTGCTGTCCAGCGTGACTGCTGGCGTGATTGCGGTCGACGCGGGTGGCAGGGTGCTTTTGACCAACCGATCGGCCGAAACGCTGCTGCGCCACGGCGACGAGGGCATCGAGGGGAAGGAACTTGGCGATGTATCGAGCGAACTCGCCGAATTCCTGGTCGGCGACGCGCGCGATGCCAATGTCTTGGTCAATTCTTCCGAGGGTCAGCGGACCCTGGCGGTGAAGCGGATGCGCTACGCCGACGGGTCGGTGCTGACGTTCGATGACATTACCGAACAGTTGAGCGACCAGCGCCGGGCAGCATGGTCCGACATCGCCCGTCGGATCGCCCACGAGATCAAGAATCCGCTAACTCCGATCCAGCTCGCCGCGGAGCGACTCCAGCGTCGCTATGGCACGGAAGTGACATCAGACCCCGAAACCTTCGGCCGCCTGACCGACACGATCGTTCGGCAGGTCGGCGACTTGCGGCGCATGGTCGACGAATTCTCCAACTTCGCGCGGATGCCCAAGCCGGTGTTCCGCGAGGAAAATATTCACGACATTGCGCGTGCGGCCTTGTTCCTGCACGAAGTGGCGCATCCCGGGATCAACTTCAGCCTCGTGCCCCCGACGGGCGACATTCGCCTTGTCTGCGATCGTCGCCAGCTTGGCCAGGCGCTTACAAACATCGTGAAGAACGCCGTCGAAGCGATTGAATCGCGCCGTAATCGTGGCGAACAGAATGATGATGGCGATCGTATCGAACTGACGCTTTGCCGGGATACCGAGCAGCTGGTTATCGAACTGACCGACACAGGCATTGGCTTGCCCCAGGAGCGCGAGCGGCTGACCGAGCCATATATGACGACCAGGGTGCGAGGTACCGGGCTCGGATTGGCGATCGTCAAGAAGATTGTCGAGGAACATCTCGGCGAGATCGCGTTTCTGGATAGGCCGGGTGGGGGGACGCGCGTTCGAATCGCGCTCGACGCCGACCGCTTGGCCGCAATGGCGACCGAAGAACCCCGTCCGGCTGCACGGCCGGGTGACGATTTTGAGTATGATGAGGAGGAGCCGGGCTGA
- a CDS encoding sigma-54-dependent transcriptional regulator, translating into MALEVLVVDDEADIRELVAGVLEDEGYSVRSAADSSSAIEAIDDRRPSLVLLDVWLQGSKLDGLQLLEQIKRRDPTLPVLMISGHGNLDTAVAAIREGAVDFIEKPFKADRLLHLVGRATETDRLRREVANLRHQLGPDDQLDGTSVAINTVRATLKRVAPTGSRVMITGPAGVGKEIAARMIHNWSPRANAPFIVVSAAMMSPERVEEELFGSEQNGVSRPGLLEQAHGGTLFLDEIADMPITTQGKILRVLTDQSYTRVGGQRAVKVDVRVLSATSRELADEIAAGRFREDLYYRLNVVPVRIPALRDRREDIPELVDHFLARFAAERRIQTPELSKDALAALQAHDWPGNVRQLRNIIERTLILAPGDRVGCIEVDLLPSEVIESQGAAGLGTASMTIMGSPLREARESFEREYLKVQIRRFSGNISRTASFIGMERSALHRKLKALGLGDKRDED; encoded by the coding sequence ATGGCGCTCGAAGTGCTGGTAGTCGATGACGAAGCCGATATCCGCGAACTTGTCGCGGGTGTGCTGGAGGACGAAGGCTACTCGGTCCGATCGGCAGCCGATAGCAGCAGTGCGATCGAGGCAATTGACGACCGGCGGCCGAGCCTCGTTTTGCTCGACGTCTGGTTGCAGGGCTCGAAGCTGGACGGGTTGCAATTGCTCGAACAGATCAAGCGGCGGGATCCGACTTTACCGGTGCTGATGATTTCCGGACATGGCAATCTCGACACGGCAGTGGCGGCGATCCGTGAAGGCGCGGTCGATTTCATCGAAAAGCCGTTCAAGGCAGACCGCTTGCTCCATTTGGTAGGAAGGGCGACCGAGACTGATCGGTTGCGCCGGGAAGTGGCCAACCTTCGCCATCAGTTGGGACCGGATGACCAGCTCGATGGCACCTCGGTCGCGATCAACACCGTTCGCGCGACATTGAAGCGGGTGGCGCCGACGGGAAGCAGGGTGATGATCACTGGCCCCGCTGGTGTCGGCAAGGAAATCGCCGCCAGGATGATCCATAACTGGAGCCCGCGCGCCAACGCGCCATTTATCGTCGTATCCGCGGCGATGATGAGCCCGGAGCGGGTCGAAGAGGAATTGTTCGGAAGCGAGCAGAATGGCGTTTCCCGCCCCGGCCTGCTGGAGCAGGCGCACGGCGGCACGCTATTCCTCGATGAAATCGCCGACATGCCGATTACCACCCAGGGCAAGATCCTGCGGGTCCTGACCGACCAGAGTTACACTCGGGTCGGCGGCCAGCGGGCGGTCAAAGTCGATGTCCGGGTTTTGTCGGCGACCTCGCGCGAATTGGCCGACGAGATCGCAGCGGGCCGGTTCCGCGAAGATCTTTATTACCGGCTCAACGTCGTACCCGTGCGTATCCCGGCACTTCGGGACCGGCGGGAGGACATTCCGGAGCTCGTCGATCATTTCCTGGCGCGCTTTGCGGCCGAACGCCGCATCCAGACGCCTGAATTGTCGAAAGACGCGCTGGCTGCGCTGCAAGCCCATGACTGGCCCGGCAATGTCCGCCAGCTGCGGAATATCATCGAGCGGACGCTGATTTTGGCGCCGGGCGACCGGGTTGGCTGCATCGAGGTCGACCTCCTTCCGTCCGAAGTCATCGAATCGCAGGGTGCGGCGGGACTTGGCACGGCTTCTATGACGATCATGGGCTCGCCCCTTCGGGAGGCCCGCGAAAGTTTCGAACGCGAGTATCTCAAGGTCCAGATCCGGCGGTTCTCCGGTAATATTTCGCGAACCGCCTCCTTCATCGGCATGGAACGATCGGCGTTGCACCGGAAGCTCAAGGCGCTCGGCCTTGGCGATAAGCGGGACGAGGACTAG
- the hfq gene encoding RNA chaperone Hfq, with product MAEKTISLQDQFLNSIRKAKTPATIFLVKGVKLQGIVTWFDSFSLLLRRDGNSQLVYKHGISTIMPAQPPADLNLEGEGGSQSQRRPVLQDLFLNAAKREHEPMTMFLVNGVMLQGSVAAFDQFSLLLERGGQVQLVYKHAISTMQPTQPLQLGGQDSREEED from the coding sequence ATGGCCGAAAAGACGATCAGCCTGCAGGACCAGTTTCTCAACTCGATCCGCAAGGCCAAAACCCCCGCGACGATTTTCCTCGTCAAGGGCGTGAAGCTGCAGGGGATCGTAACCTGGTTCGATTCCTTTTCGCTGCTGCTGCGCCGCGATGGCAATTCGCAGCTGGTCTACAAGCACGGCATTTCGACCATCATGCCGGCTCAGCCGCCGGCGGATCTAAATCTCGAGGGGGAAGGGGGCAGCCAGTCCCAACGGCGACCGGTATTGCAGGACCTGTTTCTCAATGCGGCAAAGCGCGAGCATGAACCGATGACGATGTTCTTGGTTAATGGCGTGATGCTGCAGGGATCCGTCGCCGCGTTCGATCAATTCTCGCTGCTCCTGGAGCGCGGCGGCCAGGTCCAGCTGGTCTACAAACATGCCATTTCCACAATGCAGCCGACGCAGCCGCTGCAATTGGGCGGTCAGGACAGCCGGGAGGAAGAAGACTGA
- the hflX gene encoding GTPase HflX — MSVFNRGDDGGIGRGERALLIVPDRAGHAGLRSIEARIEEAAGLAMAIGIDVVARRSYRVRQPRPSSLLGKGQVEEIAEIAEQHEARLLIVDAALSPVQQKTLEEETKCKVIDRTGLILEIFGERAATAEGRLQVELAHLDYQAGRLVRSWTHLERQRGGFGFLGGPGETQIEADRRMIRDRMARIRRELEQVRRTRGLHRDRRQKAPWPVIALVGYTNAGKSTLFNRMTQASVMAEDLLFATLDPTMRQVKIPGFDRAILSDTVGFVSDLPTELVAAFRATLEEVSAADLILHVRDIAHEDSDAQAADVEAVLAALGLGEEDSPPRIEVWNKLDLIEQPERGEILGEAQRRIDVIAISALTGEGIDQLREAVAAELHAGGQTRRIRLNAGDGPRIAWLHARGEILEQQMDGDQLHLAVKLSPENWARFDRL, encoded by the coding sequence CTGAGCGTTTTTAATCGCGGCGACGACGGCGGTATCGGCCGGGGCGAACGCGCCCTGCTGATTGTTCCCGATCGCGCCGGCCATGCCGGACTGAGGTCCATCGAAGCACGGATCGAAGAAGCCGCAGGGCTGGCGATGGCAATCGGAATCGATGTCGTCGCGCGGCGGTCCTACCGTGTCCGCCAGCCGCGGCCTTCGAGCCTGCTTGGTAAAGGTCAGGTCGAAGAGATCGCCGAAATCGCCGAGCAGCATGAGGCCCGGTTGCTGATCGTCGACGCAGCGCTGAGCCCCGTCCAGCAAAAGACGCTGGAGGAAGAGACCAAATGCAAGGTGATCGACCGAACCGGACTGATCCTCGAGATCTTCGGCGAACGGGCAGCGACCGCAGAAGGCCGCCTGCAGGTAGAACTCGCACACCTCGATTACCAGGCTGGCCGCCTGGTGCGAAGCTGGACCCACCTTGAGCGCCAGCGAGGCGGTTTCGGTTTCCTCGGCGGCCCCGGCGAAACACAGATTGAAGCCGACCGCCGAATGATCCGCGATCGCATGGCGCGAATCCGCCGAGAACTTGAGCAAGTGCGGCGCACTCGCGGGTTGCATCGTGATCGCCGGCAAAAGGCGCCCTGGCCCGTCATCGCCTTGGTCGGCTACACAAACGCCGGCAAATCGACGCTGTTCAACCGCATGACCCAGGCGTCGGTGATGGCCGAAGACCTGCTGTTCGCAACGCTCGACCCGACCATGCGCCAGGTGAAAATCCCGGGGTTCGACCGGGCCATCCTGTCGGACACGGTGGGATTTGTATCGGATTTGCCAACCGAGCTGGTGGCGGCCTTTCGAGCGACATTGGAAGAAGTGTCCGCGGCGGATCTCATTCTCCATGTCCGGGACATCGCCCATGAAGACAGCGACGCCCAGGCTGCCGATGTCGAAGCGGTCCTGGCCGCGCTTGGCCTCGGCGAAGAGGACTCTCCTCCGAGGATCGAAGTCTGGAACAAGCTCGACCTTATCGAACAGCCAGAACGTGGCGAGATCCTCGGCGAAGCACAGCGCCGCATTGACGTCATTGCCATTTCGGCTCTGACCGGCGAGGGGATCGATCAATTGCGCGAGGCGGTCGCGGCCGAGCTCCACGCCGGAGGGCAGACTCGCCGAATCCGGCTAAATGCAGGTGACGGGCCAAGGATCGCCTGGCTCCATGCGCGCGGCGAAATCCTTGAGCAGCAAATGGACGGCGACCAGCTACACCTTGCGGTAAAGCTGAGCCCCGAGAACTGGGCCCGGTTCGATCGGCTTTAA
- the mazG gene encoding nucleoside triphosphate pyrophosphohydrolase — translation MNLERLSTIMARLRDPQNGCEWDRAQNFATIAPFTIEEAYEVADAIDRGDMDALVDELGDLQLQVVFHAQMAEEAGHFSLKDVLDRISDKLERRHPHIFGDAKDGGHHLWEAIKAEERAGSADKSALAGVASALPALERAAKLQKRAARVGFDWPDIEGPKAKILEELEEIAQAPVDQIEEEVGDLLFAVVNFARHLKIEPEEALRKANKKFERRFRMIEQEPGFSELNLMEMEERWQAAKKA, via the coding sequence ATGAATCTTGAACGCCTTTCGACGATCATGGCCAGGCTGCGCGATCCCCAGAATGGCTGCGAATGGGATCGCGCCCAGAATTTCGCGACCATCGCGCCGTTCACGATCGAAGAGGCTTACGAGGTCGCTGACGCGATCGATCGCGGCGATATGGACGCGCTTGTCGACGAGCTTGGCGATCTGCAGCTGCAGGTCGTCTTCCATGCCCAGATGGCCGAGGAAGCCGGGCATTTCAGCCTCAAGGACGTGCTGGACCGCATTTCGGACAAGCTGGAACGCCGTCATCCCCACATCTTTGGCGATGCCAAGGATGGCGGTCATCACTTGTGGGAGGCGATCAAGGCCGAGGAACGTGCCGGTAGCGCCGATAAAAGCGCGCTTGCGGGCGTTGCGAGCGCCCTCCCCGCATTGGAGCGGGCCGCAAAGTTGCAGAAACGGGCAGCGAGGGTCGGTTTTGATTGGCCCGACATCGAAGGGCCAAAGGCGAAGATCCTCGAGGAACTGGAGGAAATTGCCCAGGCGCCCGTCGATCAGATCGAAGAAGAAGTTGGTGACCTTCTATTCGCGGTTGTGAACTTCGCACGTCATCTGAAGATCGAGCCGGAAGAAGCTCTTCGCAAAGCCAATAAGAAATTTGAGCGACGGTTCCGAATGATTGAGCAGGAACCGGGCTTTTCCGAACTGAACCTGATGGAGATGGAAGAGCGCTGGCAGGCCGCCAAGAAGGCTTAA
- a CDS encoding retropepsin-like aspartic protease family protein: protein MTNDWMLGSLYIMIALMLVGGSLIARRERFAKLATIALAWVLIFGAGFILFTFRDDLGYVAQRIKAEATGAPVVVESGELRIPMAIDGHFWVEGRLNGQPVKFLVDSGATMTTVGRGTAAAAGVSVNPNRDQVVRTGNGMLRVATGRADSLAIGDISRADVGLHISDHEDLNVLGMNYLSTLRRWGVEGRWLILES from the coding sequence GTGACCAACGACTGGATGCTGGGCAGCCTCTACATCATGATCGCGCTGATGCTGGTTGGCGGTTCGCTGATTGCCCGGCGGGAACGGTTCGCAAAGCTCGCAACGATTGCCTTGGCGTGGGTTCTGATTTTCGGCGCCGGCTTCATATTGTTCACATTCCGGGACGACCTTGGCTATGTCGCACAGCGGATCAAGGCAGAAGCCACCGGCGCGCCAGTAGTCGTCGAAAGTGGAGAACTTCGCATACCCATGGCGATCGACGGCCATTTCTGGGTCGAGGGCCGGTTGAATGGCCAACCCGTCAAATTCCTGGTCGATAGCGGTGCCACGATGACGACGGTCGGCCGCGGAACGGCCGCTGCGGCGGGGGTATCGGTCAATCCCAACCGCGACCAGGTCGTGCGGACCGGCAACGGGATGCTTCGCGTAGCGACCGGAAGAGCCGACAGCCTTGCCATCGGGGACATCAGCCGCGCCGATGTCGGACTGCATATTTCGGATCACGAGGATCTGAACGTTCTTGGGATGAACTATCTGTCTACCTTGCGCCGGTGGGGGGTCGAAGGGCGTTGGCTGATCCTGGAAAGCTAG
- a CDS encoding MBL fold metallo-hydrolase, whose amino-acid sequence MKIRVLGCGTSTGVPRIGNDWGRCDPADPRNRRTRSSILLDTGSEHVLVDCGPDLRQQLLDADVATIDRVIVTHDHADHCHGIDELRVVSQTLGRQVPLHARAETLRRLRNRFAYAFNGNPLYPSVLDAVEIDQALPVEDALIMFVDQPHGGITSLGMRVDQHGKSFGYAIDFHALTPDMASIYDGLDIWLCDCLRRTPHPTHAHLDAVLGWARDLGVGQLLLTHLDNSMDYATLAAELPDWAAPAFDGQELNL is encoded by the coding sequence ATGAAGATCAGGGTCCTCGGCTGTGGGACTTCGACCGGCGTCCCGAGGATCGGCAATGACTGGGGGCGGTGCGATCCGGCCGACCCGCGCAATCGCCGAACGCGCTCGTCCATCTTGCTGGACACGGGGAGCGAACATGTACTGGTCGATTGCGGGCCGGACCTCAGGCAACAATTGCTCGATGCCGACGTCGCGACGATCGACCGGGTTATCGTTACCCACGATCATGCCGATCATTGCCACGGGATCGATGAATTGCGGGTGGTGTCACAGACGCTTGGGCGCCAGGTCCCGCTTCATGCACGGGCCGAGACCTTGAGACGGCTTCGCAACCGCTTTGCCTATGCATTCAATGGAAACCCGCTTTATCCCTCGGTGCTTGATGCCGTCGAAATCGACCAGGCCCTGCCGGTCGAGGATGCGCTGATCATGTTTGTCGACCAGCCCCATGGGGGGATCACGTCACTCGGGATGCGCGTCGATCAACATGGCAAGTCGTTCGGCTATGCTATTGATTTTCATGCCTTAACCCCCGACATGGCAAGCATATATGATGGTCTCGACATCTGGTTGTGCGACTGTTTGCGGCGGACGCCGCACCCGACGCACGCGCACCTCGATGCCGTGCTGGGCTGGGCGCGGGACCTTGGGGTCGGCCAGTTGCTGCTGACCCATCTCGACAATAGCATGGATTATGCGACCCTCGCAGCCGAACTGCCGGACTGGGCGGCGCCAGCCTTTGACGGCCAGGAGCTGAACTTGTGA
- a CDS encoding TatD family hydrolase, with protein MTLIDSHCHLNYEGLVERQDEVLAAARQRGVRGFLNISTRQKEWGAVISAAEHNDDVWATVGVHPHEADAHPDLGAAMLVEAASHPRVVAIGECGLDYYYDKSDRVAQRERFQAHIEAARATGLPLVVHTRDAEDDTTQMLTREVGKGGVTGVLHCFTGSETLARSALDLGFYISISGIVTFKNARDLQETAKLIPQDRLLVETDSPFLAPVPHRGKACEPAFVADTAAFLSDLRDEPLDELAAATSANFFKLFAKAA; from the coding sequence ATGACCCTGATCGACAGCCACTGCCACCTGAATTACGAGGGTCTCGTCGAGCGCCAGGACGAGGTGCTGGCGGCCGCCCGCCAACGCGGTGTTCGCGGATTTCTCAACATTTCGACCCGTCAGAAGGAGTGGGGTGCGGTGATCAGCGCCGCCGAGCACAATGATGACGTCTGGGCGACCGTGGGTGTTCATCCCCATGAGGCCGATGCCCACCCCGATCTTGGTGCCGCGATGCTGGTCGAGGCAGCTTCCCACCCACGGGTGGTAGCCATCGGCGAATGCGGCCTCGATTATTACTACGACAAGTCCGATCGCGTGGCGCAACGCGAACGGTTCCAGGCACATATCGAGGCGGCGCGGGCCACTGGTCTGCCACTGGTCGTCCATACCCGCGATGCCGAGGATGACACGACGCAGATGCTGACTCGAGAAGTGGGGAAGGGAGGCGTTACGGGCGTTCTCCATTGCTTCACCGGTAGCGAAACGCTTGCCCGTAGCGCGCTCGATCTCGGTTTCTACATCTCGATCTCGGGTATCGTGACCTTCAAGAATGCCCGCGATCTCCAGGAAACCGCGAAACTGATCCCGCAGGACCGCTTGCTGGTCGAAACCGATTCTCCCTTCCTGGCGCCGGTTCCGCATCGCGGAAAGGCGTGCGAGCCGGCCTTTGTCGCTGATACGGCGGCATTTCTGTCCGATCTCCGCGATGAGCCGCTCGACGAGCTGGCGGCGGCGACGTCCGCAAATTTCTTCAAGCTCTTCGCCAAGGCCGCATGA
- the metG gene encoding methionine--tRNA ligase: MSEPYYITTAISYPNGKPHIGHAYEAIAADAMARFRRGQGRDVRLVTGTDEHGLKMVQTARGHGRETLEYADEMSGYFRRMCDGLNISYDAFVRTTEPRHYEASKVMWQAMEAADDLYLDRYEGWYSIRDEAFYDESELVEGEGGTKLSPQGTPVEWTKEETWFFRLSKYQDQLLELYRENPDFIRPESRRNEVIRFVEGGLKDLSVSRTSFDWGVPVPGSDGHVMYVWVDALTTYMTGVGFPDREGDWARYWPADVHLIGKDIVRFHTVYWPAFLMSAKLPLPKQVFGHGFLLARGEKMSKSLGNVVDPMELAGRFGVDQLRYFLLREISFGQDGSYSPEAIVNRANSELANSFGNLAQRSLSMVFKNLDGVIPPAGEAPEDRALLDQVDAACATLEEEFDRFSFSTGLEAWMGAVFACNAYVDVQAPWALKKSDPKRMAAVLGTLIKAVRTLAAAVEPVIPASAARLIALIDCGGDGTPIEQPMPIFPRLELDIEGEAAG; the protein is encoded by the coding sequence ATGTCCGAACCCTATTATATCACCACCGCCATCAGCTATCCCAACGGTAAACCGCATATCGGCCACGCCTATGAAGCGATTGCCGCCGATGCCATGGCCCGTTTCCGCCGCGGCCAGGGGCGCGACGTCCGGCTGGTGACCGGCACCGATGAACATGGGCTCAAGATGGTCCAGACTGCCCGTGGGCATGGCCGAGAGACTTTGGAATATGCCGATGAAATGTCCGGTTATTTCCGTAGGATGTGTGACGGCCTTAATATCAGTTATGACGCATTCGTCCGAACCACGGAACCGCGCCATTACGAAGCCAGCAAGGTCATGTGGCAGGCGATGGAAGCGGCGGATGACCTGTATCTCGACCGGTACGAGGGCTGGTATTCCATCCGCGACGAAGCCTTTTACGATGAAAGCGAGCTGGTCGAGGGGGAAGGCGGGACGAAGCTTTCGCCGCAAGGAACGCCAGTCGAATGGACCAAGGAGGAAACCTGGTTCTTCCGCCTTTCAAAATATCAGGACCAGCTGCTTGAGCTCTACCGGGAAAATCCCGACTTCATCCGTCCTGAAAGCCGTCGCAACGAAGTGATCCGCTTCGTCGAGGGCGGGCTCAAGGACCTGAGCGTGTCGCGCACCAGTTTCGATTGGGGGGTGCCGGTGCCAGGTAGCGATGGACATGTCATGTATGTCTGGGTCGACGCGCTGACGACCTACATGACCGGTGTGGGTTTCCCCGACCGGGAAGGGGATTGGGCGCGATACTGGCCAGCCGATGTCCACCTGATCGGGAAAGATATCGTTCGCTTCCACACCGTATATTGGCCCGCCTTCCTGATGTCGGCGAAGCTGCCGCTGCCAAAACAGGTGTTCGGTCACGGATTCCTCCTCGCGCGCGGCGAGAAAATGTCGAAATCGCTTGGCAATGTCGTCGACCCGATGGAGCTTGCCGGCCGTTTCGGGGTCGACCAGCTCCGCTATTTCCTGCTTCGCGAGATCAGTTTCGGCCAGGACGGGAGCTATTCGCCGGAGGCCATCGTCAATCGCGCCAACAGCGAATTAGCAAACAGCTTCGGCAACCTCGCTCAGCGCAGCTTGTCCATGGTTTTCAAGAACCTGGACGGGGTTATTCCGCCAGCAGGCGAAGCGCCCGAGGACCGCGCGCTTCTCGATCAGGTCGACGCTGCCTGTGCAACACTCGAGGAGGAATTCGACCGTTTTTCCTTTTCGACCGGCCTAGAGGCCTGGATGGGTGCGGTATTCGCCTGCAACGCGTACGTCGACGTGCAGGCACCATGGGCGCTCAAGAAGAGCGATCCGAAGCGGATGGCCGCCGTGCTCGGTACCCTGATCAAGGCGGTTCGCACGCTCGCCGCGGCGGTGGAGCCCGTTATCCCGGCTTCTGCGGCCCGCCTGATTGCCCTGATTGATTGTGGAGGAGACGGAACGCCCATCGAGCAGCCAATGCCGATCTTTCCGAGGCTGGAGCTCGACATCGAAGGAGAGGCCGCGGGATGA
- a CDS encoding DNA polymerase III subunit delta' gives MIIGQDRAVDRFAAAWEHRRLHHAWLLAGPRGVGKACFARMAATRVLADAAGPLVDQPMPLTPTEHPIARLLAAGSHPDFRWLQRLERPAGGLARNISVDQIRSLGDLLSVTPSMSPWRAIVIDAADDLEASAANALLKMLEEPPANTVFFLVSHAPGRLLPTIRSRCRRLDFAAIADDAMTSLLSRCCPEKNIADIQRMAQLAGGSVGRALAIAELDLAPLEAEIEAILRQGDADNMRRAKLATSLGGKGAADRYAAFLDLVPSVIAREALAMTGEQRGRALDAYAKARETAVLAPRLSLDPGATIFQLGTILSSVALPR, from the coding sequence ATGATCATCGGACAGGACCGCGCGGTCGACCGCTTCGCAGCCGCATGGGAGCATCGCCGCCTGCACCATGCCTGGCTGCTTGCCGGGCCGCGCGGCGTGGGCAAGGCCTGTTTCGCACGAATGGCGGCAACGCGGGTACTCGCCGATGCTGCCGGCCCGCTAGTCGACCAGCCGATGCCGCTAACCCCGACAGAACATCCGATTGCCCGGCTTCTCGCCGCGGGCAGTCATCCCGACTTTCGCTGGCTGCAGCGGCTTGAAAGGCCTGCTGGCGGCCTCGCGCGTAACATCAGCGTCGACCAGATCCGCTCACTCGGGGATCTCCTGTCCGTCACACCCTCGATGAGCCCATGGCGCGCCATCGTTATTGATGCGGCTGACGACCTTGAAGCCTCGGCCGCCAACGCCCTGCTCAAGATGCTGGAGGAGCCGCCGGCTAATACCGTCTTTTTCCTGGTCAGCCATGCTCCGGGCAGGTTGCTGCCGACGATCCGGTCGCGGTGCCGCAGGCTCGATTTTGCAGCCATTGCCGATGACGCCATGACGTCATTGTTAAGTCGTTGTTGTCCCGAGAAAAATATCGCCGACATCCAGCGCATGGCGCAGCTTGCAGGGGGGTCGGTCGGTCGCGCCCTGGCGATTGCCGAGCTCGATCTCGCGCCGCTAGAAGCAGAAATCGAGGCGATCCTCAGGCAAGGCGATGCGGACAATATGCGGCGGGCCAAACTTGCGACCAGTCTAGGCGGCAAGGGCGCCGCCGACCGCTATGCCGCATTTCTCGACCTCGTGCCTTCGGTGATTGCGCGCGAAGCATTGGCGATGACTGGCGAACAGCGCGGCCGGGCCCTGGACGCATACGCCAAGGCGCGCGAGACCGCTGTGCTGGCGCCCCGGCTGTCGCTTGATCCAGGCGCGACCATTTTCCAGCTCGGCACGATCCTCTCCTCGGTCGCCTTGCCCCGCTAA